One window of Candidatus Ozemobacteraceae bacterium genomic DNA carries:
- a CDS encoding pyridoxal phosphate-dependent aminotransferase has product MKISKRADQMQASPIRKLIPLATAARKRGVTVYPLNIGQPDIPTPDPIREAIRSFDQKVLAYSPSPGEDYLLEAFAGYYKQNNIALDANDIIVTTGGSEAIFFAFHAICDPGDEIIVFEPFYTNYNGMAQQLGVHLKPLLTYAEDGFQLPPVETIEKAIGPRTRGILICNPNNPTGTVYPKKALEGLAFLAKKHNLYVIADEVYREFVYDGLVHTSVLQLPGMAEHAILVDSISKRYAACGARIGLIASKNKDVMAAVLKLAQARLSSPTVEQWAARAGILMDPSYFRPILDEYQRRRDAVMEGFAKIPGVVCKVPTGAFYVIAKLPIEDAEEFAKWLLTDFSHENESVLVAPAGGFYGTPGMGRNEIRISYVLEVEKLRRAMTALGEGIRQFQKVEKQKGKSRPAEKAAHAQA; this is encoded by the coding sequence CCGCTGGCGACGGCGGCTCGCAAGCGCGGCGTCACCGTGTATCCGCTGAACATCGGGCAGCCCGACATTCCGACCCCCGATCCCATCCGCGAGGCGATCCGCTCGTTCGACCAGAAGGTGCTGGCCTACAGCCCATCCCCCGGCGAGGATTACCTGCTCGAGGCCTTCGCGGGGTATTACAAGCAGAACAACATCGCACTCGACGCGAACGACATCATCGTCACCACCGGCGGCAGCGAGGCCATCTTCTTCGCGTTCCACGCCATCTGCGACCCCGGCGACGAGATCATCGTCTTCGAGCCGTTCTATACCAACTACAACGGAATGGCCCAGCAGCTCGGCGTGCATCTGAAGCCTCTTCTCACCTATGCGGAAGACGGGTTCCAGCTTCCCCCGGTCGAGACGATCGAGAAGGCCATCGGCCCGCGCACGCGCGGCATCCTGATCTGCAATCCGAACAACCCGACGGGCACGGTGTATCCGAAGAAGGCGCTCGAGGGGCTCGCGTTCCTTGCGAAGAAGCACAACCTGTACGTCATCGCCGACGAAGTCTACCGGGAATTCGTCTACGACGGCCTCGTTCACACTTCTGTCCTGCAGCTGCCCGGCATGGCCGAGCATGCGATCCTGGTCGACAGCATCTCGAAGCGGTACGCCGCCTGCGGCGCCCGCATCGGCCTCATTGCGAGCAAGAACAAGGACGTCATGGCCGCCGTCCTCAAGCTCGCCCAGGCTCGCCTCAGTTCGCCGACCGTCGAACAGTGGGCCGCCCGGGCCGGCATCCTGATGGATCCGTCGTATTTCCGGCCGATTCTCGACGAGTATCAGCGCCGCCGCGATGCGGTGATGGAGGGCTTCGCGAAGATCCCGGGCGTCGTCTGCAAGGTGCCGACCGGCGCGTTCTACGTTATCGCGAAGCTCCCGATCGAAGACGCCGAGGAGTTTGCGAAATGGCTGCTGACCGACTTCAGCCATGAGAACGAGTCCGTGCTCGTCGCCCCGGCCGGCGGCTTCTACGGCACCCCCGGCATGGGCCGCAACGAGATCCGCATCAGCTACGTGCTCGAAGTCGAGAAGCTCCGGCGTGCGATGACGGCCCTCGGCGAAGGAATCAGGCAGTTCCAGAAGGTCGAGAAGCAGAAGGGAAAAAGCCGCCCGGCCGAGAAAGCCGCGCACGCTCAGGCATGA
- the dut gene encoding dUTP diphosphatase, translating into MTAPARPTVRVASIDASTYPLPNQATSGAAGYDVCSREALTLAPGAFGRVGTGLKLEIPHGYEAQVRPRSGLAAKHGVTVLNAPGTIDSDYRGEVCVILINHGRTPFTVEPGMRIAQLVFARVTSVEFERAEDVAATQRGEGGFGSTGILSMNTGGVRE; encoded by the coding sequence ATGACCGCCCCCGCCCGACCGACCGTCCGCGTCGCCTCGATCGACGCATCGACATATCCGCTGCCGAACCAGGCCACGAGCGGAGCGGCGGGATACGACGTCTGTTCCCGCGAAGCCCTGACGCTTGCGCCGGGCGCCTTCGGCCGGGTAGGGACGGGGTTGAAGCTCGAGATCCCGCACGGCTACGAGGCGCAGGTCCGGCCGCGCTCGGGACTGGCGGCGAAGCACGGCGTCACGGTGCTCAACGCTCCCGGCACGATCGACAGCGATTATCGGGGCGAGGTGTGCGTGATCCTGATCAATCACGGCCGGACGCCCTTCACCGTCGAGCCGGGCATGCGCATCGCACAGCTCGTTTTCGCACGGGTGACGTCGGTCGAGTTCGAGCGGGCCGAAGACGTGGCCGCGACGCAGCGGGGCGAGGGCGGGTTCGGTTCCACCGGGATTCTGTCGATGAATACCGGGGGCGTTCGCGAGTAA
- the dapB gene encoding 4-hydroxy-tetrahydrodipicolinate reductase, with amino-acid sequence MSKLRVCVIGCLGKMGQVVSRGLLASGDYELAAGVDTARIGDDLGSVLNLSHINIPISANLQTILSDAKIDIAIDFTTPSSVTSNVATCLQESVPVLVGTTGIMQEDVEKLAHLSKKMATPVLVVPNFAIGALLMMEFAKKAAKYMPRAEIIELHHPQKLDRPSGTALRTREGMIESLRQSEKTKEQGIDEEDPDKLVPIHSVRLPGFTAHQEVIFGDVGQCLTIRHDSFQRESFLPGIFLGLKQLQGQKGLKVGLEL; translated from the coding sequence ATGAGCAAGCTCAGAGTGTGCGTTATCGGGTGCCTTGGAAAGATGGGTCAGGTCGTGAGCCGCGGCCTTCTGGCGAGCGGCGACTACGAGCTCGCCGCCGGCGTCGATACCGCGCGCATCGGCGACGACCTGGGCTCGGTGCTCAATCTCAGCCATATCAATATCCCCATCTCGGCCAATCTCCAGACGATCCTCTCGGATGCAAAAATAGATATCGCTATAGATTTCACCACCCCTTCGTCCGTCACCTCGAACGTGGCGACCTGTCTCCAGGAAAGCGTGCCCGTCCTGGTCGGCACGACCGGCATCATGCAGGAAGACGTCGAAAAACTCGCCCACCTCTCGAAGAAGATGGCGACGCCGGTTCTTGTCGTGCCGAATTTCGCGATCGGCGCCCTGCTGATGATGGAGTTCGCGAAGAAGGCCGCGAAATACATGCCCCGCGCCGAGATCATCGAACTGCACCACCCGCAGAAACTCGACCGGCCGTCCGGCACCGCGCTTCGCACCCGCGAGGGCATGATCGAGTCGCTCCGCCAGTCGGAAAAGACGAAAGAACAGGGCATCGACGAGGAAGACCCGGACAAGCTGGTTCCGATTCACTCGGTGCGCCTGCCCGGCTTCACGGCACATCAGGAAGTCATCTTCGGCGACGTCGGCCAGTGCCTGACGATCCGCCACGACTCATTCCAGCGGGAATCCTTCCTGCCCGGCATCTTCCTCGGTCTGAAACAACTTCAGGGTCAGAAGGGCCTCAAGGTTGGGCTGGAGCTCTGA